TGTGGTCGCGGGGGTAATAAAAGAGGATATCCCGCACCGTATGCAGATCCAGCTTGGCTAAATACCCGCCTTTTCTAACTCCCACATCTGGCAAACTGGTCAGCGGTTGGTCAAGAGAAATCGCTGTGTTGGACTGGACGAGGGGCGTGGTGCGCGGGGCTTGAGTATCGGGGGATGGGGGCGATTTAATTGTCTCTACTTGCTGCTGATTGTCTTCATTTCGCTGATGCGATCGCGATCGCGCTTGCCTCTCCATGACTTGTTGCATCTGATGGAGAAATCGGCGCGTTTCCAAGACCAAGTGTTGTCGCTGGGAGAGGGTGAGGTTCGGGTAACGGGCAAACTGAGACGCCATCTCTTGCCACCGATGTCGCTCTATCAGCGGCAAAAAAGATGGGGTTTTTCCGAACTCCAGACTTAAGAATTCACTGAAACGATATTGTTTCCCCATTAAGTCTGTAAAGCCCCGTTCTGCCTCGACTGAAAGGGCTTTCTGCAATCGCAGCCAATCCGGTGATTCTATTTGCATCTTCTCTCCCCTTTTTTGTTAATTGCTAGTAGCGAATGGCTGATTACCCGCCAATAGCCGTCCTCACCCGGATATTGTCAATCCTCACGACGATTCCCATTATTCTTCAAACCAACAGGCACGCCAAGCCGCTTCTGCCGCAGCCACAGTGCGCTCTCGTTGCTTCTTCTGAAATTCTCGGCGCAGGGTGCTAAGCCGTGCGCTGAGGGTCCGAATCTGGTTGCGTCCTGCCATTACCGTTGAATCAGCAAATTCAATCTCAGATAACCGCAGATGGATGGCGATAATCGGTATTAAAGGAGAGTTTTGTAAAGTCGGGAGATTTGACATTTCTACCGGCTCATTTTCTATTTGAACCACAAATTTTAAAAGATTGGGGCGTCCCACCACAGGCTCACCAGATGTCTCCGCTCTAACAGCAGCTTCCAGAACAGCTTCCGGAAAGTTTTTCGGTAATATCCCCACTTCCTGTAGTAGACGATTGCTTTGGCAAGAAAGAGCGAGCAAGGTTTCGCTCATGGCGTTTTCCACCGCTTCCTGCCATCGAGCCAAATCCTCTGGGTTGTTTGTCGGGACGTTAGAAAAGGTAAAGCGACTGATTAAGCGATCGCGATCGCTATTGAGACTTGGGGTGTCGAGAGTGTCTTGTGGTGCTAGCATCTCGATGGCTAAGTCATCAGTCGGGGTGGGGAAATCCTCTTCTTGAGAGGGTTCTTGGGATAGTTCCCCGCGCGATGTTTCAGCGGGACGGCTTCTTTCAAGGTTTCGCAGTTGGGGTTGAGCAAGCCTTGCCTCTTGCTGAAGGTTCTGTTGCAATTGTTGTCGTTCTCTAAGAGACAGGCTGAGAAACGCTTCCGGATAGACTTGGGTGCAAAGATAATAACTCGCCACGATCAACTGCTGCCGCATGGCTTGTCCTAAGGCAGTCAGATAATCGTTGTAGGTATCGTGGAATTCTATAGCGATCGCTTTGATTGCTTCTTCCAGCGCTGCCATATCCCGCTCAATTTCCTCTACTCTTCTCGCCATTGCTGCTTACATCTGTCAATCGGGACGGTACGGGCGTACAGATGTACTTCCCTACTTTAGAATACCGATTCCTCGTCATTCGGTCATTCGGTTATTCGTCTATCGGTCAGGAGCAACAGACGAATCCCTATTGACTAACGACTCATAATAACGCGATGTAGAACTAACTTTGAGATCGACCCTAAACCACTTCCCTGGTATCAAAGAGCCTCTAATCGCCCCTCTCCTTGCCGCCGATACCCTACTCCCCTATAACCTTTGAAATGCCTACCTAAAGAGCTTTAAAGCGATCGCCTTTGTGATAATTTATTCGTGAAACGGTATCCGATAGATAGGCAGTAGTGTCAGGGCGTGGCAAAAAAGCTACCGATTCTCCATTTCCCTCCCTGTCGGTTCGCTGAAATTCACCGATTTAGCCGCCTCTATTCTGATAACGCTGCTTCTCCAATCAACGGCAGCGTCACCGTAAAACTCGTGCCGACTCCGACTTCACTCATCATTGAAATCTCGCCCCCATGTGCCTCCACACACTTTTTGACCATCGCTAATCCCAACCCAGTGCCAGGAATTGTGCCGACGTTTCTAGCACGATTGAAAGGATGAAACAGCCGAGGTTGATCTTCTTTGGGAATACCAATTCCTTGATCTTGAATCTGAAAGATGACTGTTTTCTCGTGGCTTCTTAGTTCAAAACGCACTGTGCCGCCTTCCGGTGAATACTTAATCGCGTTAGCGAGTAAATTATCTAAAATATGCCGCAGTAGGGTTTCATCCCATAACGCCTCTCCCAAGTCCTCTTGACAAGTGAAAATAAGTTGATATTTGTCAAGTGTAAAGAGTTGCAACTCTTCGACCAATTTGTGACAGAATGATTTCAAATCAAGGGGAATCAGTTGGCACTGAAGTTGCCCTGAATCAGCTTTCCCGATAAACGTAATTTCATCTAATAGCTGAGCCAGATTTTTAATTGCTGAACGAATCAGTTTGAGATGAGTATGTTTTTTCTCATCGCTCAGTTTTTGATCGTAGTCTTGGAGCAATCCAGCAGAAAGGAGAATCCTATTCAGAGGATTGCGGAAATCGTGAGAAAGCATAGAAACAAATTCAGATTTAGACTGATTGATTTCTTTGGCTTTCACTAGCTCAGCCGTTCGTTCCTGAACTCGGATTTCTAACGCCTCATTAACTGTTCGTAATGTTTCCGAAACCTGCTTTCGCTCAATTGCATAGCACAAAGAGCGCACTAGCACCTCTACATTAACTTGGCGCTTAACCAGATAATCTTGTGCCCCCTGTCGGACTGCTTCTATCGCTAATTCATCGTCATTCGTATTTGTCAGCACAACAATCGGTAAGCCAGAAGCGTGGCTGTTTAGGGGAGCTAGAGAACACAAACCTTCACTGTCAGGTAGGGTCAGATCCAACAAAATTACATCAAAGCAATCTTCATTGAGTCGATTGAGCGCTTCCCTCAATCGTTTGACATGCACCAGACTAAACTGTTTGAACTTGGCTTGTTTCAGAAGCTCTTGCAGGAATCTGGCTTCTGCCAAGTTATCCTCAATCAACAAGATTTTTATTGAGCTTCCAGGCATAATTTTCTGGGATCTCCCCTCCCCTCC
This genomic window from Coleofasciculus sp. FACHB-T130 contains:
- a CDS encoding hybrid sensor histidine kinase/response regulator, which encodes MPGSSIKILLIEDNLAEARFLQELLKQAKFKQFSLVHVKRLREALNRLNEDCFDVILLDLTLPDSEGLCSLAPLNSHASGLPIVVLTNTNDDELAIEAVRQGAQDYLVKRQVNVEVLVRSLCYAIERKQVSETLRTVNEALEIRVQERTAELVKAKEINQSKSEFVSMLSHDFRNPLNRILLSAGLLQDYDQKLSDEKKHTHLKLIRSAIKNLAQLLDEITFIGKADSGQLQCQLIPLDLKSFCHKLVEELQLFTLDKYQLIFTCQEDLGEALWDETLLRHILDNLLANAIKYSPEGGTVRFELRSHEKTVIFQIQDQGIGIPKEDQPRLFHPFNRARNVGTIPGTGLGLAMVKKCVEAHGGEISMMSEVGVGTSFTVTLPLIGEAALSE